A single region of the Rutidosis leptorrhynchoides isolate AG116_Rl617_1_P2 unplaced genomic scaffold, CSIRO_AGI_Rlap_v1 contig347, whole genome shotgun sequence genome encodes:
- the LOC139883067 gene encoding E3 ubiquitin-protein ligase AIRP2-like — protein sequence MRMSYSPAAHFLLFLVQWTDCQLAGALGLLRILIYKVYVDGTTTMSTHERKASIREFYAVIYPSLLQLPSGVTDAEDKRQRAVCMEKYRKKDDELYKNYTDVDIEREEECGICMEANSKIVLPNCNHALCLKCYHEWPARSQSCPFCRDSLKRVNSGDLWVFTDFRDIIDMTTVARENLKRLFNFIDKLPLIIPESLLDPYDPHLR from the exons ATGAGAATGTCATATAGTCCAGCTGCACACTTTCTCCTTTTTCTCGTGCAATGGACTGACTGTCAACTTGCAGGAGCTCTTGGACTGTTAAGAATACTTATTTACAAG GTGTATGTAGATGGCACGACTACCATGTCTACCCATGAGAGAAAAGCGAGTATTAGAGAGTTCTATG cGGTAATTTATCCCTCTTTGTTGCAACTTCCAAGTGGTGTTACTGATGCTGAGGATAAAAGACAGAGGGCTGTTTGCATGGAAAAGTATCGGAAGAAAGATGACGAGTTGTATAAGAATTACACGGATGTAGATATTGAAAGAGAAGAAGAATGTGGAATATGCATGGAGGCTAACAGTAAGATTGTATTGCCCAACTGCAACCACGCCCTGTGTTTAAAGTGTTACCATGAATG GCCAGCGAGATCACAATCATGCCCCTTCTGTCGAGACAGTCTTAAGAGAGTAAACTCTGGAGATCTGTGGGTGTTCACTGATTTCAGGGATATAATCGACATGACAACAGTCGCAAGGGAGAATCTCAAAAGGCTTTTCAACTTCATAGACAAATTGCCTTTGATTATCCCCGAGTCTCTTCTTGATCCATATGATCCCCACTTGAGATAG
- the LOC139883062 gene encoding uncharacterized protein, protein MVASLPAMKLDKLYENPFICEAILSGIVNWVFSVSVRSLPPLAKKYVLQMLYIYGPVTAELLEKWVLTDGFTKHKVAIDRLIQLRVFTETFESFEYPHGRKKETSYRLNSTFQTNLQQHLIHGNGNETDRLALLEFKKMIVHDPLGIMLSWNTSTHFCQWHRVTCGRRHQRVIAIDLGSQKLTGSISSSIGNMSFLRFVSLENNSFNSHIPSEIGYIRRLKVLSLHNNSIGGSIPSNISSCSALNYLSIHNNNLEGEIPWALGNHLPNLVKLTLYYNKLTGMIPPSLGNLSSLSLLSIGGNNLIGAIPRSISHLKNLYFFNTADCRLEGIIHPSIFNLTLMQTFDVASNGIQGNLPSNIGITLPNLQWFSVAENNFTGNIPVSLSNASNIELIQVHGNKFSGGVPSLGKLRYLNRLLIDENLLGSEGVEDDLNFLCSLANGTNLEELQMSTNNFGGPLPQCMSKVSSLNDWLLQENRISGNVPTWIGNLTQLERLAMSNNPFSGQIPSTIGRLNRLYALGLYDTNVQGNIPTSFGNLSQLNYLLLFRNNLHGSIPPSLSNCTKLFEFDISENNLSGTIPSGLIDSHSALYINVSNNILTGPIPSLVGNLNLQQLDVSRNMLSGEIPSTLGRFMSLEQLFIQQNSFNGKIPSSLSSLRGLQFADFSSNNLSGEIPDFLSRFELQYLNLSNNNFEGEVPTKGVFTNASLTSIQGNGKLCGGIIEFQLPKCQSNTMKKSGLTRTKKLIIYTTAGIFGVLLISIFPFLCLLRKKRNQYASKSLENSLLKVSYKNLIDATEGFSSTNLVGVGSFGSVYKGIINQETTVAVKVFDLLRKGASKSFIVECEALRNIRHRNLVKVITACSGVDYRGNDFKAIVYDFMVNGSLEDWLHPPNVRTNEESSVPKSLNLLQRLSIAIDVACAIEYLHHNCETAVVHCDLKPSNVLLDEDMTGHVGDFGLAKLLSDDIQNSIANSSNSFGFRGTVGYAPPEYGIGNEVSIYGDVYSYGILLLEMFTGKRPTSEMFKEGLNLRALVEAALPENVAKIADPVIVQEISSFSRKTEAFESLISLLKIGIVCSAESTSARMNMIDVVAELCSIRNKFVSRLSSHHQRQTHVA, encoded by the exons ATGGTGGCTTCACTGCCCGCCATGAAGCTCGACAAACTCTATGAAAATCCTTTCATTTGTGAAGCTATCCTCAG TGGAATTGTAAATTGGGTTTTTTCTGTGTCGGTCAGGTCACTTCCACCATTAGCGAAGAAGTATGTATTGCAAATGTTGTACATTTACGGCCCTGTAACAGCAGAACTATTGGAAAAATGGGTGCTTACAGATGGCTTCACTAAGCATAAAGTTGCGATTGATAGATTGATTCAGTTGCGGGTCTTTACAGAAACTTTTGAAAG TTTTGAATATCCTCATGGCAGGAAAAAGGAAACTAGTTACAGACTAAATTCAACATTCCAAACCAACCTCCAACAGCATTTAATACATGG TAATGGGAACGAGACAGACAGACTAGCCTTACTAGAATTCAAGAAGATGATCGTTCATGATCCACTTGGCATCATGCTGTCATGGAACACAAGTACTCATTTCTGCCAGTGGCACAGAGTTACATGCGGCCGTCGACACCAGAGAGTCATAGCCATTGACCTCGGATCACAGAAGCTCACAGGTTCAATCTCTTCGTCTATAGGAAATATGAGTTTCCTAAGGTTCGTCAGTCTTGAAAATAACAGCTTCAATTCTCATATACCTTCCGAGATTGGTTATATACGCAGATTAAAAGTACTTTCATTGCACAACAACTCGATCGGAGGCTCGATTCCTTCCAATATATCATCTTGCTCTGCTTTGAATTATCTTTCTATTCATAATAACAATCTGGAAGGTGAAATACCTTGGGCACTTGGCAACCACTTGCCAAACCTAGTAAAACTAACCCTTTACTATAACAAGCTGACTGGAATGATTCCTCCTTCTTTGGGGAATCTCTCTTCTCTTTCTCTACTTTCTATTGGAGGCAATAATCTAATCGGCGCCATCCCTAGAAGTATTAGCCATCTTAAAAATCTTTACTTTTTCAATACTGCAGATTGTAGGTTGGAAGGTATCATTCACCCATCAATCTTCAATCTCACTCTTATGCAAACTTTTGATGTGGCATCAAATGGAATCCAAGGAAATCTTCCCTCAAATATAGGCATAACACTCCCAAATCTCCAATGGTTTTCTGTTGCAGAAAACAACTTTACAGGAAACATTCCCGTCTCATTATCCAATGCCTCAAACATTGAATTAATTCAAGTTCATGGAAACAAATTTAGTGGAGGAGTTCCATCTTTGGGGAAGTTGCGCTATCTAAACAGACTTCTAATAGATGAAAATCTTCTCGGAAGTGAAGGGGTAGAGGATGACCTGAATTTCCTCTGTTCTTTGGCCAATGGCACCAACTTAGAGGAGTTGCAAATGAGCACAAACAACTTTGGGGGCCCATTGCCCCAATGCATGAGCAAAGTGTCAAGTCTGAATGACTGGTTACTTCAGGAGAATAGAATATCAGGAAACGTACCAACATGGATCGGAAACTTAACTCAATTAGAAAGGCTTGCAATGTCAAACAACCCTTTCTCCGGTCAAATTCCTTCTACTATTGGAAGGCTTAATAGGCTTTACGCATTGGGCTTATATGATACCAATGTCCAAGGGAACATTCCGACTTCATTTGGTAATTTAAGTCAACTAAACTACCTTTTACTTTTCAGAAACAATCTTCATGGAAGCATCCCGCCAAGCTTGAGTAATTGCACCAAGCTGTTCGAATTCGATATATCGGAAAACAATCTTAGTGGCACAATACCTTCCGGTCTCATTGATAGCCATTCAGCACTGTACATCAACGTCTCCAACAACATATTAACTGGGCCCATTCCAAGTTTAGTTGGAAATCTAAATCTACAGCAACTTGATGTCTCAAGAAATATGCTATCAGGTGAGATACCAAGCACACTCGGAAGGTTCATGAGCCTAGAACAATTATTCATCCAACAAAACTCGTTTAACGGTAAAATCCCGTCATCTTTAAGTTCATTGAGAGGCCTTCAGTTTGCAGATTTTTCGAGTAACAACCTGTCAGGTGAGATCCCTGACTTCCTTTCGAGATTTGAGTTGCAATATTTGAATTTATCGAATAATAATTTCGAGGGCGAGGTGCCGACCAAAGGTGTCTTTACGAATGCAAGCTTGACTTCAATCCAGGGAAATGGTAAGCTTTGTGGAGGAATAATTGAGTTCCAACTGCCAAAGTGCCAATCTAATACAATGAAGAAAAGCGGATTAACTCGTACAAAGAAGTTGATAATCTACACGACTGCAGGGATTTTCGGAGTACTATTGATTAGCATTTTTCCGTTTCTTTGTCTATTGAGAAAGAAGAGAAATCAATATGCTTCGAAGAGTTTGGAGAATTCTCTTTTGAAGGTGTCATACAAAAACCTCATTGATGCAACTGAAGGGTTCTCCTCTACAAATTTAGTCGGAGTCGGAAGCTTTGGATCTGTGTATAAGGGAATTATAAATCAAGAAACGACAGTCGCTGTGAAAGTTTTTGATCTTTTACGAAAAGGAGCATCCAAAAGTTTCATCGTGGAATGTGAGGCTCTGAGAAACATCAGACATCGAAATCTTGTGAAGGTAATAACGGCATGCTCAGGCGTGGATTATCGTGGCAATGATTTCAAGGCCATTGTTTATGATTTTATGGTCAATGGAAGCTTAGAAGATTGGCTGCACCCACCAAATGTCCGGACAAACGAGGAAAGCTCAGTACCAAAGAGCCTGAATCTTCTTCAAAGGCTAAGCATAGCCATTGATGTTGCTTGTGCTATTGAGTATCTTCATCACAATTGTGAAACGGCGGTTGTTCATTGTGATTTGAAGCCAAGCAACGTCCTTCTTGATGAAGACATGACCGGGCATGTAGGCGACTTTGGGCTGGCAAAGCTTTTATCAGATGACATCCAAAATTCTATTGCAAACTCATCAAACTCTTTTGGATTCAGAGGAACAGTTGGATATGCTCcaccag AGTATGGTATAGGGAATGAAGTGTCAATATACGGCGATGTGTATAGTTATGGCATCCTATTGCTGGAAATGTTTACCGGAAAGAGACCGACGAGTGAGATGTTCAAAGAAGGTCTAAACCTTCGTGCACTTGTCGAGGCTGCTTTGCCGGAGAACGTGGCCAAGATTGCAGATCCTGTTATTGTTCAAGAGATAAGTAGCTTCTCAAGAAAGACAGAAGCTTTTGAGTCGTTGATTTCACTTTTGAAAATCGGGATCGTTTGTTCTGCTGAATCAACAAGTGCACGGATGAACATGATTGACGTCGTAGCAGAGCTTTGTTCCATTCGAAACAAATTTGTTTCGAGACtgtcatctcatcatcagagacaAACTCACGTTGCCTGA